The Acidimicrobiales bacterium genome window below encodes:
- a CDS encoding DUF58 domain-containing protein has product MLTRRGWMVALGTLLLGMTGRLLGIVELYMLAGASIALVVAALVFVRVTRFDLEATRELRPARVHAGANCRVELAVRNVGARRSPVLAARDPFDGGRRWARFLVAPLAPGEVARAAYRLPTDRRGIFDLGPMELHLEDPFGLAASAHEAAPATRLTVYPRVDAVPPLPLTRGNDPHAGADHPTALAASGEDFYALREYELGDDLRRVHWKATARLDELMIRQEEMPWQGRATVLVDLRRAVHSPASLELALSAAASVVSACWHHRSLVRLVATDGVDSGFAAGHTHVEAILEHLAGAAVGREDTLGSILSSLRREGNGGALAVVTTAAAPTADLDRVARLRGRFGSVTLVLLDHSVLGPSVPGRPSPRVVVPGIRTVVRVGTDHPFAAAWTGAFAGGGRRTAGATGGER; this is encoded by the coding sequence GTGCTCACCCGCCGCGGGTGGATGGTGGCGCTCGGCACCCTGCTGCTGGGCATGACCGGGCGCCTCCTCGGGATCGTCGAGCTGTACATGCTGGCCGGTGCCTCCATCGCCTTGGTGGTGGCCGCCCTGGTGTTCGTCCGGGTCACGCGCTTCGATCTCGAGGCGACCCGTGAGCTGCGCCCGGCGCGCGTGCACGCCGGCGCCAACTGCCGCGTCGAGCTGGCGGTGCGCAACGTGGGAGCCCGGCGCTCACCCGTCCTGGCTGCGCGCGATCCCTTCGACGGCGGCCGGCGGTGGGCCCGGTTCCTCGTCGCCCCGTTGGCGCCCGGCGAGGTGGCCCGCGCCGCCTACCGGCTCCCCACGGACCGCCGCGGCATCTTCGACCTCGGCCCTATGGAGCTCCACCTCGAGGACCCGTTCGGCCTGGCCGCCAGCGCCCACGAGGCGGCGCCCGCCACCCGCCTGACCGTGTACCCGCGGGTCGACGCCGTCCCCCCACTGCCCCTCACCCGGGGCAACGATCCGCACGCAGGGGCCGACCATCCCACCGCCCTGGCCGCCAGCGGCGAGGACTTCTACGCCCTTCGCGAGTACGAGCTCGGCGACGACCTGCGGCGAGTGCACTGGAAGGCCACCGCCCGGCTCGACGAGCTGATGATCCGCCAGGAGGAGATGCCCTGGCAGGGCCGCGCCACCGTGCTGGTCGACCTGCGGCGCGCCGTCCACAGCCCGGCCTCGCTGGAGCTGGCCCTCAGCGCGGCGGCCAGCGTGGTGAGCGCCTGCTGGCACCACCGCTCACTCGTGCGCCTGGTGGCCACCGATGGCGTGGACTCGGGGTTCGCGGCCGGCCACACCCACGTCGAGGCCATCCTCGAGCACCTGGCCGGAGCGGCCGTCGGGCGGGAGGACACGCTCGGCTCCATCCTGTCGTCGCTGCGGCGGGAGGGGAACGGCGGGGCCCTGGCCGTCGTCACCACGGCGGCGGCGCCGACGGCCGATCTCGACCGGGTGGCGCGCCTGCGCGGCCGCTTCGGCAGCGTCACGCTCGTGCTGCTCGACCACTCGGTACTCGGGCCCAGCGTGCCCGGCCGGCCGTCGCCCCGGGTGGTCGTTCCCGGGATCCGCACCGTCGTGCGGGTGGGCACCGACCACCCCTTCGCCGCCGCCTGGACCGGTGCGTTCGCCGGCGGCGGGCGCCGCACGGCCGGCGCGACCGGTGGAGAGCGATGA